The following are encoded in a window of Arvicanthis niloticus isolate mArvNil1 chromosome 1, mArvNil1.pat.X, whole genome shotgun sequence genomic DNA:
- the Ssh3 gene encoding protein phosphatase Slingshot homolog 3 isoform X2, whose protein sequence is MALVTVSRSPPASGHSTPVGPTERVVRRRGRLQRRQSFAVLRGAVLGLRDGGDSNDAAEADSEPMEEPSGEEQPTEDQTDNGQGFQSPWKQVQEQHLHLMVELLRPQDDIRLAAQLEAARPPRLRYLLVVSTGEGLSEAETILLGVDFPDSSSHSCTLGLVLPLWSDTQVYLDGDGGFSVTSGGQSRIFKPVSIQTMWATLQVLHQACEVALGSGLVPGGSALAWATHYQEKLNSDQGCLNEWMAMSDLESFRPPNAEPGQITTRASEQEQMEQAILAELWQVLDTSDLDSVTSKEIRQALELRLGCPLQQYRDFIDNQMLLLMAQQDRASRIFPHLYLGSEWNAANLEELERNRVSHILNMAREIDNFFPERFTYHNVRVWDEESAQLLPHWKETHQFIEEARLQGTRVLVHCKMGVSRSAATVLAYAMKQYGWGLEQALIHVQELRPIVRPNPGFLRQLQTYQGILTASRQSHVWEQKVGVVSPEEPLAPEVSTPSPPLPPEPGGSGEVMVMDLEGSQETPKEELGLRPRINLRGVMRSISLLEPSSEPESTPEAGDLPEVFSSDEEPLHPFSHLSRTKGGQRVRKGPWPALKSRQSVVALHSAALVASRTRAIQEQGQGQEQREPGMSSTPRLRKVMRQASVDDSREEDKA, encoded by the exons ATGGCGCTGGTCACAGTGAGTCGCTCGCCGCCGGCAAGTGGCCACTCCACGCCTGTGGGACCCACG GAGCGAGTGGTAAGGCGGAGAGGCCGGCTCCAGCGCAG GCAGAGTTTTGCGGTGCTCCGAGGGGCTGTCCTGGGACTTCGGGATGGAGGGGACAGTAATGATGCAGCTGAGGCTGACTCTGAGCCAATGGAGGAACCCTCGGGCGAGGAGCAGCCCACTGAGGACCAGACTGACAACGGGCAAGGATTCCAGAGTCCCTGGAAACAAGTACAAGAGCAGCACCTGCACCTTATGGTGGAGCTGCTGAGACCACAGGATGATATCCGCCTG gcagctcagctggagGCAGCCCGACCCCCAAGACTTCGCTACCTGCTGGTAGTATCCACAGGAGAGGGTCTGAGTGAGGCGGAGACCATCCTTCTTGGGGTGGACTTCCCTGACAGCAG TTCCCACAGTTGCACCCTGGGCCTGGTCTTGCCCCTCTGGAGTGATACCCAGGTGTACCTGGACGGCGATGG GGGCTTCAGTGTGACATCTGGTGGTCAGAGCCGAATCTTCAAGCCTGTCTCTATTCAGACCATGTG GGCCACACTGCAGGTATTGCACCAAGCATGTGAGGTGGCTCTAGGAAGTGGCCTTGTACCTGGTGGCAGTGCTCTTGCCTGGGCCACTCACTACCAGGAGAAACTGAACTCTGACCAGGGTTGCCTCAATGAGTGGATGGCTATGTCTGACCTGGAGTCCTTTCGCCCACCTAATGCTGAGCCTGGACA GATCACCACCAGGGCCTCAGAGCAGGAGCAGATGGAGCAGGCGATCCTGGCTGAATTGTGGCAGGTGTTGGACACTAGTGACTTGGACAGTGTTACTTCTAAAGAG ATCCGTCAGGCCCTGGAGCTGCGTCTGGGATGCCCTCTCCAGCAGTACCGTGACTTTATTGACAACCAGATGTTGCTGCTCATGGCCCAGCAAGACCGTGCCTCCCGCATCTTCCCCCACCTCTACTTG GGCTCTGAGTGGAATGCTGCCAACCTGGAGGAACTTGAGAGAAACAG GGTAAGTCATATCCTGAACATGGCCCGGGAGATTGACAACTTCTTCCCTGAGCGCTTCACCTATCACAATGTACGTGTCTGGGATGAGGAATCAGCACAGCTGCTGCCCCACTGGAAGGAGACACATCAATTCATTGAGGAAGCCAG ACTACAGGGCACTCGGGTGCTAGTCCACTGTAAGATGGGTGTCAGCCGTTCTGCTGCCACGGTATTGGCCTATGCCATGAAACAGTATGGCTGGGGCCTGGAACAAGCCCTGATCCACGTGCAGGAGCTCCGGCCCATTGTACGCCCCAATCCTGGCTTCCTGCGCCAGCTACAGACCTACCAGGGCATTCTGACTGCCAG CCGGCAGAGCCATGTCTGGGAGCAGAAAGTGGGTGTGGTCTCCCCAGAGGAGCCCCTGGCACCTGAAGTTTCTACACCATCGCCACCTCTTCCACCAGAACCAGGGGGCAGTGGGGAGGTGATGGTTATGGACCTGGAAGGAAGCCAggaaaccccaaaagaagagctTGGACTGCGGCCCCGTATCAACCTCCGAGGGGTCATGCGCTCCATCAGTCTCCTGGAGCCCTCCTCAGAGCCAGAGAGTACCCCAGAGGCTGGAGACCTGCCAGAA gtTTTCTCTTCAGATGAAGAGCCTCTTCATCCCTTCTCTCACCTTTCAAGAACCAAAGGTGGCCAGCGGGTCCGCAAGGGGCCTTGGCCTGCCCTGAAGTCTCGCCAGTCTGTGGTTGCCCTTCATAGTGCTGCCCTGGTGGCCAGCAGGACACGGGCCATCCAGGAGCAGGGGCAAGGGCAAGAACAGAGGGAGCCTGGTATGTCTTCTACACCTAGGCTCCGGAAGGTGATGAGGCAGGCCAGTGTAGATGACAGCAGGGAGGAGGACAAAGCCTAA
- the Ssh3 gene encoding protein phosphatase Slingshot homolog 3 isoform X4, producing the protein MALVTVSRSPPASGHSTPVGPTERVVRRRGRLQRRQSFAVLRGAVLGLRDGGDSNDAAEADSEPMEEPSGEEQPTEDQTDNGQGFQSPWKQVQEQHLHLMVELLRPQDDIRLAAQLEAARPPRLRYLLVVSTGEGLSEAETILLGVDFPDSSSHSCTLGLVLPLWSDTQVYLDGDGGFSVTSGGQSRIFKPVSIQTMWATLQVLHQACEVALGSGLVPGGSALAWATHYQEKLNSDQGCLNEWMAMSDLESFRPPNAEPGQASEQEQMEQAILAELWQVLDTSDLDSVTSKEIRQALELRLGCPLQQYRDFIDNQMLLLMAQQDRASRIFPHLYLGSEWNAANLEELERNRVSHILNMAREIDNFFPERFTYHNVRVWDEESAQLLPHWKETHQFIEEARLQGTRVLVHCKMGVSRSAATVLAYAMKQYGWGLEQALIHVQELRPIVRPNPGFLRQLQTYQGILTASRQSHVWEQKVGVVSPEEPLAPEVSTPSPPLPPEPGGSGEVMVMDLEGSQETPKEELGLRPRINLRGVMRSISLLEPSSEPESTPEAGDLPEVFSSDEEPLHPFSHLSRTKGGQRVRKGPWPALKSRQSVVALHSAALVASRTRAIQEQGQGQEQREPGMSSTPRLRKVMRQASVDDSREEDKA; encoded by the exons ATGGCGCTGGTCACAGTGAGTCGCTCGCCGCCGGCAAGTGGCCACTCCACGCCTGTGGGACCCACG GAGCGAGTGGTAAGGCGGAGAGGCCGGCTCCAGCGCAG GCAGAGTTTTGCGGTGCTCCGAGGGGCTGTCCTGGGACTTCGGGATGGAGGGGACAGTAATGATGCAGCTGAGGCTGACTCTGAGCCAATGGAGGAACCCTCGGGCGAGGAGCAGCCCACTGAGGACCAGACTGACAACGGGCAAGGATTCCAGAGTCCCTGGAAACAAGTACAAGAGCAGCACCTGCACCTTATGGTGGAGCTGCTGAGACCACAGGATGATATCCGCCTG gcagctcagctggagGCAGCCCGACCCCCAAGACTTCGCTACCTGCTGGTAGTATCCACAGGAGAGGGTCTGAGTGAGGCGGAGACCATCCTTCTTGGGGTGGACTTCCCTGACAGCAG TTCCCACAGTTGCACCCTGGGCCTGGTCTTGCCCCTCTGGAGTGATACCCAGGTGTACCTGGACGGCGATGG GGGCTTCAGTGTGACATCTGGTGGTCAGAGCCGAATCTTCAAGCCTGTCTCTATTCAGACCATGTG GGCCACACTGCAGGTATTGCACCAAGCATGTGAGGTGGCTCTAGGAAGTGGCCTTGTACCTGGTGGCAGTGCTCTTGCCTGGGCCACTCACTACCAGGAGAAACTGAACTCTGACCAGGGTTGCCTCAATGAGTGGATGGCTATGTCTGACCTGGAGTCCTTTCGCCCACCTAATGCTGAGCCTGGACA GGCCTCAGAGCAGGAGCAGATGGAGCAGGCGATCCTGGCTGAATTGTGGCAGGTGTTGGACACTAGTGACTTGGACAGTGTTACTTCTAAAGAG ATCCGTCAGGCCCTGGAGCTGCGTCTGGGATGCCCTCTCCAGCAGTACCGTGACTTTATTGACAACCAGATGTTGCTGCTCATGGCCCAGCAAGACCGTGCCTCCCGCATCTTCCCCCACCTCTACTTG GGCTCTGAGTGGAATGCTGCCAACCTGGAGGAACTTGAGAGAAACAG GGTAAGTCATATCCTGAACATGGCCCGGGAGATTGACAACTTCTTCCCTGAGCGCTTCACCTATCACAATGTACGTGTCTGGGATGAGGAATCAGCACAGCTGCTGCCCCACTGGAAGGAGACACATCAATTCATTGAGGAAGCCAG ACTACAGGGCACTCGGGTGCTAGTCCACTGTAAGATGGGTGTCAGCCGTTCTGCTGCCACGGTATTGGCCTATGCCATGAAACAGTATGGCTGGGGCCTGGAACAAGCCCTGATCCACGTGCAGGAGCTCCGGCCCATTGTACGCCCCAATCCTGGCTTCCTGCGCCAGCTACAGACCTACCAGGGCATTCTGACTGCCAG CCGGCAGAGCCATGTCTGGGAGCAGAAAGTGGGTGTGGTCTCCCCAGAGGAGCCCCTGGCACCTGAAGTTTCTACACCATCGCCACCTCTTCCACCAGAACCAGGGGGCAGTGGGGAGGTGATGGTTATGGACCTGGAAGGAAGCCAggaaaccccaaaagaagagctTGGACTGCGGCCCCGTATCAACCTCCGAGGGGTCATGCGCTCCATCAGTCTCCTGGAGCCCTCCTCAGAGCCAGAGAGTACCCCAGAGGCTGGAGACCTGCCAGAA gtTTTCTCTTCAGATGAAGAGCCTCTTCATCCCTTCTCTCACCTTTCAAGAACCAAAGGTGGCCAGCGGGTCCGCAAGGGGCCTTGGCCTGCCCTGAAGTCTCGCCAGTCTGTGGTTGCCCTTCATAGTGCTGCCCTGGTGGCCAGCAGGACACGGGCCATCCAGGAGCAGGGGCAAGGGCAAGAACAGAGGGAGCCTGGTATGTCTTCTACACCTAGGCTCCGGAAGGTGATGAGGCAGGCCAGTGTAGATGACAGCAGGGAGGAGGACAAAGCCTAA
- the Ssh3 gene encoding protein phosphatase Slingshot homolog 3 isoform X1 — MALVTVSRSPPASGHSTPVGPTQERVVRRRGRLQRRQSFAVLRGAVLGLRDGGDSNDAAEADSEPMEEPSGEEQPTEDQTDNGQGFQSPWKQVQEQHLHLMVELLRPQDDIRLAAQLEAARPPRLRYLLVVSTGEGLSEAETILLGVDFPDSSSHSCTLGLVLPLWSDTQVYLDGDGGFSVTSGGQSRIFKPVSIQTMWATLQVLHQACEVALGSGLVPGGSALAWATHYQEKLNSDQGCLNEWMAMSDLESFRPPNAEPGQITTRASEQEQMEQAILAELWQVLDTSDLDSVTSKEIRQALELRLGCPLQQYRDFIDNQMLLLMAQQDRASRIFPHLYLGSEWNAANLEELERNRVSHILNMAREIDNFFPERFTYHNVRVWDEESAQLLPHWKETHQFIEEARLQGTRVLVHCKMGVSRSAATVLAYAMKQYGWGLEQALIHVQELRPIVRPNPGFLRQLQTYQGILTASRQSHVWEQKVGVVSPEEPLAPEVSTPSPPLPPEPGGSGEVMVMDLEGSQETPKEELGLRPRINLRGVMRSISLLEPSSEPESTPEAGDLPEVFSSDEEPLHPFSHLSRTKGGQRVRKGPWPALKSRQSVVALHSAALVASRTRAIQEQGQGQEQREPGMSSTPRLRKVMRQASVDDSREEDKA; from the exons ATGGCGCTGGTCACAGTGAGTCGCTCGCCGCCGGCAAGTGGCCACTCCACGCCTGTGGGACCCACG CAGGAGCGAGTGGTAAGGCGGAGAGGCCGGCTCCAGCGCAG GCAGAGTTTTGCGGTGCTCCGAGGGGCTGTCCTGGGACTTCGGGATGGAGGGGACAGTAATGATGCAGCTGAGGCTGACTCTGAGCCAATGGAGGAACCCTCGGGCGAGGAGCAGCCCACTGAGGACCAGACTGACAACGGGCAAGGATTCCAGAGTCCCTGGAAACAAGTACAAGAGCAGCACCTGCACCTTATGGTGGAGCTGCTGAGACCACAGGATGATATCCGCCTG gcagctcagctggagGCAGCCCGACCCCCAAGACTTCGCTACCTGCTGGTAGTATCCACAGGAGAGGGTCTGAGTGAGGCGGAGACCATCCTTCTTGGGGTGGACTTCCCTGACAGCAG TTCCCACAGTTGCACCCTGGGCCTGGTCTTGCCCCTCTGGAGTGATACCCAGGTGTACCTGGACGGCGATGG GGGCTTCAGTGTGACATCTGGTGGTCAGAGCCGAATCTTCAAGCCTGTCTCTATTCAGACCATGTG GGCCACACTGCAGGTATTGCACCAAGCATGTGAGGTGGCTCTAGGAAGTGGCCTTGTACCTGGTGGCAGTGCTCTTGCCTGGGCCACTCACTACCAGGAGAAACTGAACTCTGACCAGGGTTGCCTCAATGAGTGGATGGCTATGTCTGACCTGGAGTCCTTTCGCCCACCTAATGCTGAGCCTGGACA GATCACCACCAGGGCCTCAGAGCAGGAGCAGATGGAGCAGGCGATCCTGGCTGAATTGTGGCAGGTGTTGGACACTAGTGACTTGGACAGTGTTACTTCTAAAGAG ATCCGTCAGGCCCTGGAGCTGCGTCTGGGATGCCCTCTCCAGCAGTACCGTGACTTTATTGACAACCAGATGTTGCTGCTCATGGCCCAGCAAGACCGTGCCTCCCGCATCTTCCCCCACCTCTACTTG GGCTCTGAGTGGAATGCTGCCAACCTGGAGGAACTTGAGAGAAACAG GGTAAGTCATATCCTGAACATGGCCCGGGAGATTGACAACTTCTTCCCTGAGCGCTTCACCTATCACAATGTACGTGTCTGGGATGAGGAATCAGCACAGCTGCTGCCCCACTGGAAGGAGACACATCAATTCATTGAGGAAGCCAG ACTACAGGGCACTCGGGTGCTAGTCCACTGTAAGATGGGTGTCAGCCGTTCTGCTGCCACGGTATTGGCCTATGCCATGAAACAGTATGGCTGGGGCCTGGAACAAGCCCTGATCCACGTGCAGGAGCTCCGGCCCATTGTACGCCCCAATCCTGGCTTCCTGCGCCAGCTACAGACCTACCAGGGCATTCTGACTGCCAG CCGGCAGAGCCATGTCTGGGAGCAGAAAGTGGGTGTGGTCTCCCCAGAGGAGCCCCTGGCACCTGAAGTTTCTACACCATCGCCACCTCTTCCACCAGAACCAGGGGGCAGTGGGGAGGTGATGGTTATGGACCTGGAAGGAAGCCAggaaaccccaaaagaagagctTGGACTGCGGCCCCGTATCAACCTCCGAGGGGTCATGCGCTCCATCAGTCTCCTGGAGCCCTCCTCAGAGCCAGAGAGTACCCCAGAGGCTGGAGACCTGCCAGAA gtTTTCTCTTCAGATGAAGAGCCTCTTCATCCCTTCTCTCACCTTTCAAGAACCAAAGGTGGCCAGCGGGTCCGCAAGGGGCCTTGGCCTGCCCTGAAGTCTCGCCAGTCTGTGGTTGCCCTTCATAGTGCTGCCCTGGTGGCCAGCAGGACACGGGCCATCCAGGAGCAGGGGCAAGGGCAAGAACAGAGGGAGCCTGGTATGTCTTCTACACCTAGGCTCCGGAAGGTGATGAGGCAGGCCAGTGTAGATGACAGCAGGGAGGAGGACAAAGCCTAA
- the Ssh3 gene encoding protein phosphatase Slingshot homolog 3 isoform X3 produces MALVTVSRSPPASGHSTPVGPTQERVVRRRGRLQRRQSFAVLRGAVLGLRDGGDSNDAAEADSEPMEEPSGEEQPTEDQTDNGQGFQSPWKQVQEQHLHLMVELLRPQDDIRLAAQLEAARPPRLRYLLVVSTGEGLSEAETILLGVDFPDSSSHSCTLGLVLPLWSDTQVYLDGDGGFSVTSGGQSRIFKPVSIQTMWATLQVLHQACEVALGSGLVPGGSALAWATHYQEKLNSDQGCLNEWMAMSDLESFRPPNAEPGQASEQEQMEQAILAELWQVLDTSDLDSVTSKEIRQALELRLGCPLQQYRDFIDNQMLLLMAQQDRASRIFPHLYLGSEWNAANLEELERNRVSHILNMAREIDNFFPERFTYHNVRVWDEESAQLLPHWKETHQFIEEARLQGTRVLVHCKMGVSRSAATVLAYAMKQYGWGLEQALIHVQELRPIVRPNPGFLRQLQTYQGILTASRQSHVWEQKVGVVSPEEPLAPEVSTPSPPLPPEPGGSGEVMVMDLEGSQETPKEELGLRPRINLRGVMRSISLLEPSSEPESTPEAGDLPEVFSSDEEPLHPFSHLSRTKGGQRVRKGPWPALKSRQSVVALHSAALVASRTRAIQEQGQGQEQREPGMSSTPRLRKVMRQASVDDSREEDKA; encoded by the exons ATGGCGCTGGTCACAGTGAGTCGCTCGCCGCCGGCAAGTGGCCACTCCACGCCTGTGGGACCCACG CAGGAGCGAGTGGTAAGGCGGAGAGGCCGGCTCCAGCGCAG GCAGAGTTTTGCGGTGCTCCGAGGGGCTGTCCTGGGACTTCGGGATGGAGGGGACAGTAATGATGCAGCTGAGGCTGACTCTGAGCCAATGGAGGAACCCTCGGGCGAGGAGCAGCCCACTGAGGACCAGACTGACAACGGGCAAGGATTCCAGAGTCCCTGGAAACAAGTACAAGAGCAGCACCTGCACCTTATGGTGGAGCTGCTGAGACCACAGGATGATATCCGCCTG gcagctcagctggagGCAGCCCGACCCCCAAGACTTCGCTACCTGCTGGTAGTATCCACAGGAGAGGGTCTGAGTGAGGCGGAGACCATCCTTCTTGGGGTGGACTTCCCTGACAGCAG TTCCCACAGTTGCACCCTGGGCCTGGTCTTGCCCCTCTGGAGTGATACCCAGGTGTACCTGGACGGCGATGG GGGCTTCAGTGTGACATCTGGTGGTCAGAGCCGAATCTTCAAGCCTGTCTCTATTCAGACCATGTG GGCCACACTGCAGGTATTGCACCAAGCATGTGAGGTGGCTCTAGGAAGTGGCCTTGTACCTGGTGGCAGTGCTCTTGCCTGGGCCACTCACTACCAGGAGAAACTGAACTCTGACCAGGGTTGCCTCAATGAGTGGATGGCTATGTCTGACCTGGAGTCCTTTCGCCCACCTAATGCTGAGCCTGGACA GGCCTCAGAGCAGGAGCAGATGGAGCAGGCGATCCTGGCTGAATTGTGGCAGGTGTTGGACACTAGTGACTTGGACAGTGTTACTTCTAAAGAG ATCCGTCAGGCCCTGGAGCTGCGTCTGGGATGCCCTCTCCAGCAGTACCGTGACTTTATTGACAACCAGATGTTGCTGCTCATGGCCCAGCAAGACCGTGCCTCCCGCATCTTCCCCCACCTCTACTTG GGCTCTGAGTGGAATGCTGCCAACCTGGAGGAACTTGAGAGAAACAG GGTAAGTCATATCCTGAACATGGCCCGGGAGATTGACAACTTCTTCCCTGAGCGCTTCACCTATCACAATGTACGTGTCTGGGATGAGGAATCAGCACAGCTGCTGCCCCACTGGAAGGAGACACATCAATTCATTGAGGAAGCCAG ACTACAGGGCACTCGGGTGCTAGTCCACTGTAAGATGGGTGTCAGCCGTTCTGCTGCCACGGTATTGGCCTATGCCATGAAACAGTATGGCTGGGGCCTGGAACAAGCCCTGATCCACGTGCAGGAGCTCCGGCCCATTGTACGCCCCAATCCTGGCTTCCTGCGCCAGCTACAGACCTACCAGGGCATTCTGACTGCCAG CCGGCAGAGCCATGTCTGGGAGCAGAAAGTGGGTGTGGTCTCCCCAGAGGAGCCCCTGGCACCTGAAGTTTCTACACCATCGCCACCTCTTCCACCAGAACCAGGGGGCAGTGGGGAGGTGATGGTTATGGACCTGGAAGGAAGCCAggaaaccccaaaagaagagctTGGACTGCGGCCCCGTATCAACCTCCGAGGGGTCATGCGCTCCATCAGTCTCCTGGAGCCCTCCTCAGAGCCAGAGAGTACCCCAGAGGCTGGAGACCTGCCAGAA gtTTTCTCTTCAGATGAAGAGCCTCTTCATCCCTTCTCTCACCTTTCAAGAACCAAAGGTGGCCAGCGGGTCCGCAAGGGGCCTTGGCCTGCCCTGAAGTCTCGCCAGTCTGTGGTTGCCCTTCATAGTGCTGCCCTGGTGGCCAGCAGGACACGGGCCATCCAGGAGCAGGGGCAAGGGCAAGAACAGAGGGAGCCTGGTATGTCTTCTACACCTAGGCTCCGGAAGGTGATGAGGCAGGCCAGTGTAGATGACAGCAGGGAGGAGGACAAAGCCTAA